A single genomic interval of Scylla paramamosain isolate STU-SP2022 chromosome 12, ASM3559412v1, whole genome shotgun sequence harbors:
- the LOC135106091 gene encoding piggyBac transposable element-derived protein 4-like, with the protein MDKATFCGCCSSSQDMILTVMMLSLMSHLIHLKKTETSSSSEDEISDSDALFDDMCDESTNTNDSIDDPVALLIDGYTWNFEIYCDKSDTFQHLRKNDSVTVKSMMPLLDIEMTLYTDNFYTSLPLTDYLLVRKTYLCGTVRASRKELPQVKAKPKIREIISLGSKNSRNGEQIRKPKSVLDYNKAKKGVDLSDQMAAYYTPIRKQKNWYRKIALELLTATSVINAWIIFNKYISHKTWSFLNFKESLVLSLITSSPTETVRPGKRCRSIGNSPNKQKQKRNTRKRCISCYEVISVNEGSKVASRKAEKISIYCDKCDMLCQKT; encoded by the exons ATGGATAAGGCAACATTCTGTGGATGCTGCTCATCTTCACAAGACATGATCCTGACAGTGATGATGCTATCCCTGATGAGTCATCTGATTCATCTTAAAAAAACtgagacttcctcctcctctgaagaTGAAATATCTGATTCTGATGCTCTTTTTGATGATATGTGTGATGAGTCAACTAATACAAATGATTCAATAGATGACCCAGTTGCATTGCTTATAG ATGGATATACATGGAACTTTGAGATATACTGTGATAAAAGTGACACTTTCCAACATCTAAGAAAAAATGACTCAGTAACTGTAAAATCGATGATGCCTTTGCTTGATATTGAGATGACTCTCTACACTGATAATTTTTACACTTCCCTTCCACTTACTGACTATCTTTTAGTGAGAAAAACATATCTTTGTGGCACAGTACGTGCATCTCGCAAAGAGCTTCCCCAAGTCAAAGCAAAACCCAAGATAAGAGAAATTATTTCACTTGGGA GCAAGAATTCCAGAAATGGTGAACAAATAAGAAAACCTAAAAGTGTTCTTGATTATAATAAGGCTAAAAAAGGAGTTGATCTCTCAGATCAAATGGCAGCCTATTACACAcccataagaaaacaaaaaaattggtACAGAAAGATAGCATTAGAATTGCTAACAGCAACTTCAGTGATAAATGCTTGGATTATCTTCAACAAGTACATTTCTCACAAGACATGGTCTTTCCTAAATTTCAAAGAATCCCTTGTATTGTCACTTATAACCAGTTCTCCTACTGAAACAGTAAGACCTGGTAAAAGATGCAGAAGTATTGGCAACTCCCCAAATaaacagaagcaaaaaagaaatacCAGAAAGAGGTGCATCAGTTGCTATGAGGTCATATCTGTAAATGAGGGATCAAAGGTGGCCTcaagaaaagcagagaaaatATCGATATACTGTGACAAGTGTGACATGCTTTGCCAAAAAACATAA